From one Triticum urartu cultivar G1812 chromosome 3, Tu2.1, whole genome shotgun sequence genomic stretch:
- the LOC125543337 gene encoding uncharacterized protein LOC125543337 isoform X2, whose protein sequence is MASNDGEGGEEGWEAAVRAEVGGASWWDDPDGADLHARFKAFTGQRRDWPEPKLLFWKDLLLRVARRLRLCSAPAHLVTSVWFARPGGITPLCLPQVLEEMRADGEILLKSELIVPTAGGLYQLVRRVSQMAISRRPIVQEDILVFRSLVEERFEDIATQLRGSHWTSTCVITMTKFNSFFYGREDAHAALCYLTQSGKTRYLAIRKEDPVEGVKFPLVSAHAPAVSKFDCDTLHLVWQEEKLQQQFDVLDRRWEISRRAALMSFKAGDKQGAFRYVRQSKLFSESRNKCAQLLERVEEVISLIASAESTKQVYEAIQIGMKAMKEHNVSMEDINTHLKEVDNLVAAQRKINTALESAPLDSLADEEDIEEEFRNLEAELEDKVSPVHVEEPEPVLHANDDSPDETVESLSNNLSSMKLGAM, encoded by the exons ATGGCATCCAACGATGGTGAGGGCGGAGAAGAAGGTTGGGAGGCAGCGGTGCGAGCGGAGGTGGGCGGTGCGAGCTGGTGGGACGATCCAGACGGCGCCGACCTCCACGCCAGGTTCAAGGCCTTCACGGGGCAGCGCCGCGACTGGCCCGAGCCCAAGCTCCTCTTCTGGAAGGACCTCCTCCTGCGCGTCGCCCGACGCCTCCGACTCTGCTCCGCCCCCGCCCACTTG GTGACGAGCGTTTGGTTTGCCCGCCCCGGAGGCATCACGCCGCTCTGCTTGCCGCAAGTTCTG GAGGAGATGCGTGCCGATGGGGAGATACTGCTTAAATCCGAGCTAATTGTTCCGACCGCAGGCGGCTTGTATCAGCTGGTCAGGAGGGTAAGCCAGATGGCTATCTCAAGGCGTCCGATTGTACAGGAGGACATCCTTGTGTTTAGATCTTTGGTTGAG GAACGGTTTGAGGACATTGCTACGCAGCTGAGAGGCTCCCATTGGACATCAACATGTGTCATTACTATGACTAAATTCAATAGCTTCTTTTACGGACGGGAGGATGCTCATGCAGCGTTGTGTTACTTGACGCAAAGTGGGAAAACACGGTATCTTGCGATCAGGAAGGAAGACCCAGTCGAG GGTGTGAAGTTTCCACTTGTCTCTGCTCATGCTCCTGCCGTCTCGAAGTTTGACTGTGATACATTACACTTAGTTTGGCAAGAAGAGAAATTGCAGCAGCAGTTTGATGTGCTTGATCGCCGATGGGAAAT TTCAAGGAGAGCGGCGTTAATGTCCTTCAAGGCCGGAGACAAACAGGGTGCTTTTCGTTATGTGAGGCAGTCTAAATTATTTTCAGAAAGCAGGAACAAATGTGCACAACTATTAGAGAGGGTTGAAGAAGTTATAAGCCTGATTGCTAGTGCTGAATCAACCAAACAG GTTTATGAAGCAATCCAAATTGGTATGAAAGCAATGAAGGAGCATAATGTCAGCATGGAGGACATTAATACCCACCTAAAGGAGGTTGATAACCTTGTTGCAGCACAAAGAAAAATTAACACTGCCTTAG AATCAGCGCCTTTGGATTCATTGGCTGATGAAGAAGATATAGAAGAGGAATTCAGAAACCTCGAAGCAGAATTGGAGGATAAGGTTTCTCCTGTGCATGTTGAAGAACCAGAACCAGTTTTACATGCAAATGACGATTCACCTGATGAAACTGTCGAGTCACTGAGCAATAACCTGTCAAGCATGAAACTTGGGGCCATGTAA
- the LOC125543337 gene encoding uncharacterized protein LOC125543337 isoform X1, giving the protein MASNDGEGGEEGWEAAVRAEVGGASWWDDPDGADLHARFKAFTGQRRDWPEPKLLFWKDLLLRVARRLRLCSAPAHLVTSVWFARPGGITPLCLPQVLEEMRADGEILLKSELIVPTAGGLYQLVRRVSQMAISRRPIVQEDILVFRSLVEERFEDIATQLRGSHWTSTCVITMTKFNSFFYGREDAHAALCYLTQSGKTRYLAIRKEDPVELQGVKFPLVSAHAPAVSKFDCDTLHLVWQEEKLQQQFDVLDRRWEISRRAALMSFKAGDKQGAFRYVRQSKLFSESRNKCAQLLERVEEVISLIASAESTKQVYEAIQIGMKAMKEHNVSMEDINTHLKEVDNLVAAQRKINTALESAPLDSLADEEDIEEEFRNLEAELEDKVSPVHVEEPEPVLHANDDSPDETVESLSNNLSSMKLGAM; this is encoded by the exons ATGGCATCCAACGATGGTGAGGGCGGAGAAGAAGGTTGGGAGGCAGCGGTGCGAGCGGAGGTGGGCGGTGCGAGCTGGTGGGACGATCCAGACGGCGCCGACCTCCACGCCAGGTTCAAGGCCTTCACGGGGCAGCGCCGCGACTGGCCCGAGCCCAAGCTCCTCTTCTGGAAGGACCTCCTCCTGCGCGTCGCCCGACGCCTCCGACTCTGCTCCGCCCCCGCCCACTTG GTGACGAGCGTTTGGTTTGCCCGCCCCGGAGGCATCACGCCGCTCTGCTTGCCGCAAGTTCTG GAGGAGATGCGTGCCGATGGGGAGATACTGCTTAAATCCGAGCTAATTGTTCCGACCGCAGGCGGCTTGTATCAGCTGGTCAGGAGGGTAAGCCAGATGGCTATCTCAAGGCGTCCGATTGTACAGGAGGACATCCTTGTGTTTAGATCTTTGGTTGAG GAACGGTTTGAGGACATTGCTACGCAGCTGAGAGGCTCCCATTGGACATCAACATGTGTCATTACTATGACTAAATTCAATAGCTTCTTTTACGGACGGGAGGATGCTCATGCAGCGTTGTGTTACTTGACGCAAAGTGGGAAAACACGGTATCTTGCGATCAGGAAGGAAGACCCAGTCGAG CTTCAGGGTGTGAAGTTTCCACTTGTCTCTGCTCATGCTCCTGCCGTCTCGAAGTTTGACTGTGATACATTACACTTAGTTTGGCAAGAAGAGAAATTGCAGCAGCAGTTTGATGTGCTTGATCGCCGATGGGAAAT TTCAAGGAGAGCGGCGTTAATGTCCTTCAAGGCCGGAGACAAACAGGGTGCTTTTCGTTATGTGAGGCAGTCTAAATTATTTTCAGAAAGCAGGAACAAATGTGCACAACTATTAGAGAGGGTTGAAGAAGTTATAAGCCTGATTGCTAGTGCTGAATCAACCAAACAG GTTTATGAAGCAATCCAAATTGGTATGAAAGCAATGAAGGAGCATAATGTCAGCATGGAGGACATTAATACCCACCTAAAGGAGGTTGATAACCTTGTTGCAGCACAAAGAAAAATTAACACTGCCTTAG AATCAGCGCCTTTGGATTCATTGGCTGATGAAGAAGATATAGAAGAGGAATTCAGAAACCTCGAAGCAGAATTGGAGGATAAGGTTTCTCCTGTGCATGTTGAAGAACCAGAACCAGTTTTACATGCAAATGACGATTCACCTGATGAAACTGTCGAGTCACTGAGCAATAACCTGTCAAGCATGAAACTTGGGGCCATGTAA